A stretch of Triticum aestivum cultivar Chinese Spring chromosome 1D, IWGSC CS RefSeq v2.1, whole genome shotgun sequence DNA encodes these proteins:
- the LOC123183259 gene encoding uncharacterized protein isoform X2, whose product MRGGGRGGGGGGGGGRGQREQQARGAAAAVAGDGAEIPPASRKLVQGLKGILADRTEAEIYATLLDCAMDPDVAVERLISQDPFHEVRRKRSNKKEVKAPQETRSRPFYKPAYRGSKVGLDRGGRGYSGPGDSTASAKGPIKKETELLPPPNTSTSDAVKGSNPMETILEAGNLADAKSTSFQPPQVQHGWGGVPGRPSLAEIVKMGRPQAKSGARPVANNAAKPAVGGSVAANANLNTVLPSEGDRVIAEKLPNGTIQSPSVPKEDSVGILPPGQGSDVPEGIGAASANVSAPRSFTLEVKNDGAGDANEQTKETSASNATGLTSPGPLSPSDEGTVLNNDMIEKTDGYLSDEHSFEHNQNSNGDMSTTAYQLEDLTIHEENRPKPSDDNPAVIIPGHLQVSNADFAHLTFGSFVSGTLDASCSMMPANSDVEVAAVPDNQSGDQCDVRIHEFENKETVTPAANEYIASAPDSNAENPDITSAQQSDVGRADLLDVTNNTEYNLSSDYATSSAVQPEPTVQTYLQDNRQMQNISPLSNFMQGNMPNGLLPPAMPPFRELDPAFSLLLTNPPLATMVHGTPQSSVNNATVSSQPQENVNQGGLSNPQLTHSQGSTGIAPGPPLPHHLAALHPYAQGGLPLGYANMIGYPSLPQSYAYLPPAAYQQAYMNSGLFHQGAAAAPNSGVKYPMPQYKSNVPLGSLPQPASMLSNYVGGFGTANGMPQNFALNQSNPSATTAPGFDGAMPSQYKDGNPYMSLQQGENPAMWMHGAGSRGMPPLAANPLYGYQGQQGYQGQQGHQGGLRQGQMPSQYGAALGQSQPGLGPEHRNPSDGNLSAAAAAQANQMWPNGY is encoded by the exons ATGAGGGGCGGCGgccggggaggagggggaggcggggGCGGCGGGAGGGGGCAGCGGGAACAGCAGgcccgcggcgcggcggcggcggtggcgggggacgGGGCGGAGATCCCGCCGGCCTCGCGGAAGCTCGTGCAGGGGCTCAAGGGGATCCTCGCCGACCGCACCGAGGCCGAGATCTACGCCACGCTCCTCGACTGCGCCATGGACCCCGACGTCGCCGTCGAGCGCCTCATCTCCCAAG ATCCCTTTCATGAAGTGAGGAGAAAGCGTAGCAACAAAAAGGAG GTAAAAGCTCCTCAGGAAACAAGGTCTCGCCCATTCTATAAACCTGCATACCGAGGTTCTAAGGTTGGTTTGGATCGAGGTGGACGTGGTTACTCTGGTCCAGGAG ACTCAACTGCTAGCGCTAAAGGTCCTATCAAGAAGGAAACAGAGTTACTTCCACCACCAAACACATCAACCTCTGATGCTGTCAAGGGGAGCAATCCTATGGAAACAATTTTAGAAGCTGG TAATTTAGCTGATGCGAAGTCTACCAGTTTCCAGCCTCCGCAAGTGCAGCATGGTTGGGGTGGGGTGCCAGGGCGCCCTTCTTTGGCTGAAATAGTGAAGATGGGCAGGCCTCAAGCTAAATCTGGGGCCAGACCGGTTGCAAATAATGCTGCCAAGCCAGCTGTTGGTGGTTCAGTCGCTGCCAATGCAAATCTTAACACAGTTTTGCCGTCAGAAGGGGACCGTGTCATAGCTGAGAAATTACCAAATGGCACTATTCAGTCCCCCTCTGTACCTAAGGAGGACTCTGTTGGCATATTACCTCCAGGACAGGGGTCTGATGTGCCAGAAGGCATTGGTGCTGCTTCCGCAAATGTGAGTGCACCAAGATCATTTACCCTGGAGGTCAAGAATGACGGCGCTGGAGATGCCAACGAGCAAACTAAGGAGACAAGTGCAAGCAATGCCACTGGCCTAACATCTCCAGGACCATTATCCCCGTCTGATGAAGGCACGGTCTTGAATAATGACATGATAGAGAAAACAGATGGCTATCTCTCTGATGAACATTCATTTGAACACAACCAAA ATTCAAATGGTGATATGTCTACTACAGCGTATCAGTTGGAAGACTTGACCATACATGAGGAAAACAGACCAAAACCATCTGATGATAACCCAGCTGTAATAATCCCAGGCCACCTCCAGGTTTCCAATGCTGATTTTGCGCACTTGACATTCGGTAGTTTTGTGTCTGGGACACTCGATGCATCATGCTCCATGATGCCTGCCAATAGTGACGTGGAGGTCGCAGCAGTTCCTGATAACCAGTCAGGGGACCAATGTGATGTCAG AATCCACGAATTTGAAAACAAGGAGACAGTAACTCCTGCAGCCAACGAGTACATTGCTTCTGCACCAGATAGTAATGCGGAGAATCCTGATATTACATCAGCACAACAGTCTGATGTGGGAAGAGCTGATTTACTGGATGTTACAAACAACACCGAATACAATTTATCATCTGATTATGCCACGTCAAGTGCAGTACAACCAGAGCCTACTGTGCAGACTTATCTGCAGGACAATCGTCAAATGCAAAACATTTCTCCCCTCTCTAACTTCATG CAAGGAAATATGCCAAATGGCCTATTGCCACCAGCAATGCCGCCTTTCCGTGAGTTGGATCCAGCATTCTCGCTGCTGCTTACTAACCCTCCATTGGCTACAATGGTTCATGGTACACCACAATCGTCCGTGAACAATGCAACTGTTTCTTCACAGCCACAAGAG AATGTTAATCAAGGTGGTTTATCCAACCCACAGTTGACCCACTCTCAGGGAAGCACCGGCATTGCTCCAGGTCCTCCTCTGCCTCACCATCTTGCTGCCCTTCATCCCTATGCTCAAGGAGGGCTTCCCCTTGGATATGCAAACATGATCGGATACCCATCTTTGCCGCAAAGCTATGCGTATCTCCCGCCTGCTGCCTATCAGCAAGCATACATGAACAGTGGTCTATTCCACCAAGGCGCAGCTGCAGCTCCCAACTCGGGCGTAAAATACCCAATGCCACAATACAAGAGCAATGTTCCTCTTGGGAGCCTTCCACAGCCAGCCTCGATGCTCTCCAACTATGTTGGAGGTTTCGGGACTGCAAATGGCATGCCTCAAAACTTTGCGCTGAACCAAAGCAATCCATCGGCAACCACAGCTCCTGGGTTTGATGGAGCAATGCCCTCCCAATACAAGGATGGAAACCCCTACATGTCTCTACAGCAG GGCGAGAACCCTGCAATGTGGATGCATGGAGCTGGTTCGCGAGGAATGCCACCTCTTGCTGCCAACCCCTTGTATGGCTACCAAGGGCAGCAGGGCTACCAGGGGCAGCAGGGCCATCAGGGCGGCCTTAGGCAGGGGCAGATGCCGTCGCAGTACGGCGCAGCGCTCGGGCAGTCGCAGCCAGGCCTAGGACCCGAACACCGAAACCCCAGCGACGGAAACTTaagtgctgccgccgccgcccaggcTAACCAAATGTGGCCGAATGGCTACTGA
- the LOC123183259 gene encoding uncharacterized protein isoform X1, producing MRGGGRGGGGGGGGGRGQREQQARGAAAAVAGDGAEIPPASRKLVQGLKGILADRTEAEIYATLLDCAMDPDVAVERLISQDPFHEVRRKRSNKKEVKAPQETRSRPFYKPAYRGSKVGLDRGGRGYSGPGDSTASAKGPIKKETELLPPPNTSTSDAVKGSNPMETILEAGNLADAKSTSFQPPQVQHGWGGVPGRPSLAEIVKMGRPQAKSGARPVANNAAKPAVGGSVAANANLNTVLPSEGDRVIAEKLPNGTIQSPSVPKEDSVGILPPGQGSDVPEGIGAASANVSAPRSFTLEVKNDGAGDANEQTKETSASNATGLTSPGPLSPSDEGTVLNNDMIEKTDGYLSDEHSFEHNQNADSNGDMSTTAYQLEDLTIHEENRPKPSDDNPAVIIPGHLQVSNADFAHLTFGSFVSGTLDASCSMMPANSDVEVAAVPDNQSGDQCDVRIHEFENKETVTPAANEYIASAPDSNAENPDITSAQQSDVGRADLLDVTNNTEYNLSSDYATSSAVQPEPTVQTYLQDNRQMQNISPLSNFMQGNMPNGLLPPAMPPFRELDPAFSLLLTNPPLATMVHGTPQSSVNNATVSSQPQENVNQGGLSNPQLTHSQGSTGIAPGPPLPHHLAALHPYAQGGLPLGYANMIGYPSLPQSYAYLPPAAYQQAYMNSGLFHQGAAAAPNSGVKYPMPQYKSNVPLGSLPQPASMLSNYVGGFGTANGMPQNFALNQSNPSATTAPGFDGAMPSQYKDGNPYMSLQQGENPAMWMHGAGSRGMPPLAANPLYGYQGQQGYQGQQGHQGGLRQGQMPSQYGAALGQSQPGLGPEHRNPSDGNLSAAAAAQANQMWPNGY from the exons ATGAGGGGCGGCGgccggggaggagggggaggcggggGCGGCGGGAGGGGGCAGCGGGAACAGCAGgcccgcggcgcggcggcggcggtggcgggggacgGGGCGGAGATCCCGCCGGCCTCGCGGAAGCTCGTGCAGGGGCTCAAGGGGATCCTCGCCGACCGCACCGAGGCCGAGATCTACGCCACGCTCCTCGACTGCGCCATGGACCCCGACGTCGCCGTCGAGCGCCTCATCTCCCAAG ATCCCTTTCATGAAGTGAGGAGAAAGCGTAGCAACAAAAAGGAG GTAAAAGCTCCTCAGGAAACAAGGTCTCGCCCATTCTATAAACCTGCATACCGAGGTTCTAAGGTTGGTTTGGATCGAGGTGGACGTGGTTACTCTGGTCCAGGAG ACTCAACTGCTAGCGCTAAAGGTCCTATCAAGAAGGAAACAGAGTTACTTCCACCACCAAACACATCAACCTCTGATGCTGTCAAGGGGAGCAATCCTATGGAAACAATTTTAGAAGCTGG TAATTTAGCTGATGCGAAGTCTACCAGTTTCCAGCCTCCGCAAGTGCAGCATGGTTGGGGTGGGGTGCCAGGGCGCCCTTCTTTGGCTGAAATAGTGAAGATGGGCAGGCCTCAAGCTAAATCTGGGGCCAGACCGGTTGCAAATAATGCTGCCAAGCCAGCTGTTGGTGGTTCAGTCGCTGCCAATGCAAATCTTAACACAGTTTTGCCGTCAGAAGGGGACCGTGTCATAGCTGAGAAATTACCAAATGGCACTATTCAGTCCCCCTCTGTACCTAAGGAGGACTCTGTTGGCATATTACCTCCAGGACAGGGGTCTGATGTGCCAGAAGGCATTGGTGCTGCTTCCGCAAATGTGAGTGCACCAAGATCATTTACCCTGGAGGTCAAGAATGACGGCGCTGGAGATGCCAACGAGCAAACTAAGGAGACAAGTGCAAGCAATGCCACTGGCCTAACATCTCCAGGACCATTATCCCCGTCTGATGAAGGCACGGTCTTGAATAATGACATGATAGAGAAAACAGATGGCTATCTCTCTGATGAACATTCATTTGAACACAACCAAA ATGCAGATTCAAATGGTGATATGTCTACTACAGCGTATCAGTTGGAAGACTTGACCATACATGAGGAAAACAGACCAAAACCATCTGATGATAACCCAGCTGTAATAATCCCAGGCCACCTCCAGGTTTCCAATGCTGATTTTGCGCACTTGACATTCGGTAGTTTTGTGTCTGGGACACTCGATGCATCATGCTCCATGATGCCTGCCAATAGTGACGTGGAGGTCGCAGCAGTTCCTGATAACCAGTCAGGGGACCAATGTGATGTCAG AATCCACGAATTTGAAAACAAGGAGACAGTAACTCCTGCAGCCAACGAGTACATTGCTTCTGCACCAGATAGTAATGCGGAGAATCCTGATATTACATCAGCACAACAGTCTGATGTGGGAAGAGCTGATTTACTGGATGTTACAAACAACACCGAATACAATTTATCATCTGATTATGCCACGTCAAGTGCAGTACAACCAGAGCCTACTGTGCAGACTTATCTGCAGGACAATCGTCAAATGCAAAACATTTCTCCCCTCTCTAACTTCATG CAAGGAAATATGCCAAATGGCCTATTGCCACCAGCAATGCCGCCTTTCCGTGAGTTGGATCCAGCATTCTCGCTGCTGCTTACTAACCCTCCATTGGCTACAATGGTTCATGGTACACCACAATCGTCCGTGAACAATGCAACTGTTTCTTCACAGCCACAAGAG AATGTTAATCAAGGTGGTTTATCCAACCCACAGTTGACCCACTCTCAGGGAAGCACCGGCATTGCTCCAGGTCCTCCTCTGCCTCACCATCTTGCTGCCCTTCATCCCTATGCTCAAGGAGGGCTTCCCCTTGGATATGCAAACATGATCGGATACCCATCTTTGCCGCAAAGCTATGCGTATCTCCCGCCTGCTGCCTATCAGCAAGCATACATGAACAGTGGTCTATTCCACCAAGGCGCAGCTGCAGCTCCCAACTCGGGCGTAAAATACCCAATGCCACAATACAAGAGCAATGTTCCTCTTGGGAGCCTTCCACAGCCAGCCTCGATGCTCTCCAACTATGTTGGAGGTTTCGGGACTGCAAATGGCATGCCTCAAAACTTTGCGCTGAACCAAAGCAATCCATCGGCAACCACAGCTCCTGGGTTTGATGGAGCAATGCCCTCCCAATACAAGGATGGAAACCCCTACATGTCTCTACAGCAG GGCGAGAACCCTGCAATGTGGATGCATGGAGCTGGTTCGCGAGGAATGCCACCTCTTGCTGCCAACCCCTTGTATGGCTACCAAGGGCAGCAGGGCTACCAGGGGCAGCAGGGCCATCAGGGCGGCCTTAGGCAGGGGCAGATGCCGTCGCAGTACGGCGCAGCGCTCGGGCAGTCGCAGCCAGGCCTAGGACCCGAACACCGAAACCCCAGCGACGGAAACTTaagtgctgccgccgccgcccaggcTAACCAAATGTGGCCGAATGGCTACTGA